A window of candidate division WOR-3 bacterium contains these coding sequences:
- a CDS encoding T9SS type A sorting domain-containing protein — MKKIILSLCLLFCMRASLAGQTIRLVEIGLPEHDEVYRLKKFDLTIIDAGPDFAKALVNDRQIAELQKSGYEVQILIEDYKAYKDQIFQRGFYHTYDQVYAVLDSFVTNYPEICRLDTIGFSVQGRAIWAMRVTDNPQVEENEPEIRLAGNMHGDEHIGTEITLYFLRYLLTNYASNSQVQALVDNREFWILPVLNPDGKEANTRVNANGVDLNRDYGYFWDSWGGSTSPSSQIENRAMMQHLEENNITLEYNYHSAALYVNYPWDYHPADPPDSQLIIDISEVYADSANLTAINGYDWYQVTGSLQDYTIGVSGAFATTIETEEPSASSAIDQICYDNRDALMDVCERAGWGMEGVVKDSSTGVSLYARIEFNNPDRIDIYTDPVLGDFHKMIGPGTYDVRVSANGYAPKTITNVTVPSTGSVSLGDILLVPDSNYYYAFKHVVCRYSNHAEQSNKTRPRAALGEEDNNFFSLGQNGFIVLDMGANTPISNSSGDDFTVYEGDDGTPEGYEVFASNDWSGPWSSCGSATGTASFDLSTAGLSQARYIRIVDDGSSSSGQYAGFDLDAVKGTPPVNAPSLYVSDYQILDGGNGILEPGETADFVVTLHNAGLLTATNTQTILRTADTYITITDSLGDFGDILPDSEKTNTADPFTISASASTPFGHSVHFELFVTADSYFDTLGIDIVVGKKHYYIWNPDPTPSSGQICDSLLQDIGYSGDYGTSLAADLTLYQAVLVFAGIYSNNYIISSGSPEAAALVDYLQNQGGRMYLEGGDVWYYDPLYSGGYDFGPLFGIDATADGSGDCGPVAGQASTFTVGMDFSYGGENNWIDHISPTSTGFLIFRDTDDAYDCGVANDAGTYKTVGLSFELGGLTDGTPPSTREVLLDSIMKFFGCQLNPGVKENTEFSTVGWKTELVPLYPNPGTGEIRIKYQLGDRARLSLKIYDAAGRLVRTLVNGRYNPGTYSVVWNRIDDQGRTVPAGVYFIHFTTTEQNQIEKVILVK, encoded by the coding sequence ATGAAAAAAATAATATTATCTTTGTGCCTGCTGTTCTGCATGCGGGCGTCGCTGGCGGGCCAAACAATCCGTCTGGTTGAAATCGGACTTCCTGAGCACGATGAAGTCTATAGATTGAAAAAGTTTGATCTGACAATCATCGATGCAGGTCCTGATTTTGCAAAGGCATTGGTCAATGACCGTCAGATAGCCGAATTACAGAAATCCGGCTATGAAGTCCAGATACTCATCGAAGACTATAAGGCGTATAAGGATCAAATCTTTCAACGCGGTTTTTATCATACATATGACCAGGTGTATGCGGTGCTTGATTCTTTCGTCACGAATTATCCGGAGATCTGTCGGCTCGACACCATTGGTTTCAGTGTTCAGGGCAGAGCGATTTGGGCGATGAGGGTTACGGATAATCCCCAGGTTGAGGAGAATGAACCGGAGATAAGGCTTGCCGGAAATATGCACGGAGATGAGCATATCGGAACAGAGATAACCCTTTACTTTTTACGATATCTGCTTACGAATTACGCTTCAAACAGTCAGGTGCAGGCGCTTGTCGATAACCGTGAGTTCTGGATTCTGCCGGTTTTAAATCCCGACGGTAAAGAAGCCAATACAAGGGTCAATGCAAACGGAGTGGATTTGAATCGGGATTACGGATACTTCTGGGATTCGTGGGGCGGCAGTACCAGCCCGTCGTCCCAGATTGAGAACCGGGCGATGATGCAGCATCTTGAGGAAAATAATATCACACTTGAGTATAATTATCATTCAGCGGCACTCTATGTGAACTATCCTTGGGATTATCATCCGGCCGACCCTCCGGACAGCCAGTTGATTATTGACATTTCCGAGGTATACGCCGACTCAGCGAACTTGACCGCGATCAACGGATATGACTGGTATCAGGTGACCGGTTCATTGCAGGATTACACAATCGGAGTGAGCGGCGCATTCGCCACGACGATAGAAACCGAGGAACCTTCAGCCTCTTCAGCCATTGATCAGATCTGCTATGACAATCGGGATGCCTTGATGGACGTGTGTGAACGTGCCGGCTGGGGAATGGAAGGGGTGGTCAAGGATTCGAGTACCGGCGTTTCTTTATATGCCAGGATAGAATTCAATAATCCGGATAGAATAGACATCTATACTGATCCGGTCCTCGGTGATTTTCACAAGATGATCGGACCAGGCACCTATGATGTAAGGGTTAGTGCCAACGGTTATGCACCGAAGACCATAACCAATGTGACTGTTCCTTCGACGGGTTCTGTTTCCCTCGGGGATATCTTGCTCGTGCCTGATTCGAACTATTATTACGCCTTCAAACATGTGGTGTGTCGTTATTCAAATCACGCCGAGCAATCGAATAAGACAAGGCCCCGTGCAGCACTGGGAGAGGAAGACAATAACTTTTTCTCTCTGGGACAGAATGGTTTTATAGTTCTTGATATGGGGGCGAACACTCCGATAAGCAATTCATCAGGCGACGACTTTACTGTATATGAAGGAGATGACGGAACTCCGGAAGGGTATGAGGTTTTCGCATCCAATGATTGGAGCGGTCCGTGGTCTTCGTGCGGTAGTGCGACGGGTACGGCAAGCTTTGATCTTTCCACCGCCGGTTTGAGCCAGGCACGTTACATACGGATCGTCGATGATGGAAGTTCTTCAAGCGGTCAGTACGCCGGCTTCGACCTTGATGCAGTGAAAGGTACACCGCCGGTGAATGCACCGAGTTTATATGTGAGTGACTATCAGATTCTCGACGGCGGAAATGGAATTCTGGAACCCGGTGAAACGGCGGATTTCGTCGTGACGTTACATAACGCTGGACTTCTCACCGCGACGAATACACAGACCATTCTAAGAACGGCTGATACATACATCACGATTACTGATTCACTCGGGGATTTCGGAGATATTTTACCGGATTCAGAGAAGACGAATACTGCAGATCCTTTCACGATTTCAGCTTCCGCATCGACGCCGTTCGGCCATTCGGTTCACTTTGAATTGTTTGTTACTGCAGACAGCTACTTTGACACGCTCGGGATTGATATCGTCGTCGGTAAGAAGCACTACTACATCTGGAATCCGGATCCCACGCCTTCTTCAGGTCAGATCTGTGATTCGCTTTTACAGGATATCGGTTACAGCGGTGATTATGGTACTTCCCTGGCTGCGGATTTGACGTTATATCAGGCGGTCTTGGTGTTTGCGGGAATCTATTCGAACAACTACATTATCAGCAGCGGCAGTCCTGAGGCGGCGGCGCTTGTTGATTATCTGCAGAATCAGGGTGGTCGGATGTACTTAGAAGGCGGTGATGTCTGGTATTATGATCCGTTGTACAGTGGTGGTTATGATTTTGGTCCGCTTTTCGGGATCGATGCGACGGCTGACGGTTCAGGAGATTGTGGTCCGGTTGCCGGGCAGGCGAGTACGTTTACGGTCGGGATGGACTTCAGTTATGGTGGTGAGAACAACTGGATTGACCATATTTCGCCGACCAGTACCGGGTTTTTAATCTTCCGGGATACGGACGATGCTTATGATTGCGGGGTTGCGAATGATGCCGGTACGTACAAGACCGTTGGTTTATCGTTTGAGCTTGGTGGGTTGACTGATGGTACGCCGCCTTCGACGCGTGAAGTATTGCTGGATTCAATCATGAAGTTCTTCGGATGTCAGCTTAACCCCGGAGTAAAAGAGAATACAGAATTCAGCACCGTCGGATGGAAGACAGAACTGGTTCCTTTGTATCCGAATCCCGGGACCGGAGAGATACGCATTAAATATCAGCTTGGAGACAGGGCAAGACTCTCTTTAAAGATTTATGATGCAGCCGGTCGATTGGTACGTACCCTTGTCAATGGTCGATATAATCCGGGAACTTATTCCGTGGTCTGGAACAGAATCGATGATCAGGGCAGAACTGTTCCTGCGGGCGTATATTTTATCCATTTCACTACGACGGAGCAGAATCAGATTGAAAAGGTGATATTGGTGAAATAG